The Coffea arabica cultivar ET-39 chromosome 2c, Coffea Arabica ET-39 HiFi, whole genome shotgun sequence genome includes the window TGGAGGATCTATTTAGCAGATATGGAAGGTAATTAATCTACTTCAGTAGAATTTGACtcatttcatttgctttttttatttacttttttcgtAATCTAGATAAAGTTTATGGAATTTTGGTGTAATGTTACTCCATCTGCTTCTGTTTAagctttttgttttcccccttaTTGGGTCAATACTTCCCACCATTGTTCTTTTTCTGTATTGGTCATCGGTCTTTGTTCTGGGGTTTATCCACATCAAGGCGTCTTGGGCAGAATCAGAATCCTCGTGAAACCCTTATTGCCTTTGAGATTCAAATTAACACTTCTATACAAAATCTATTTGAGAGAAATTGTCCCACGTTTCATTTTAACTTGAATAATGTTTCTGAAGGTTTATGGGCTTTTGCCCAACCTGGAGGTCTATGGTGAGAGGTTGCCCTTGGTGGAATTGGTCGCTTGTCTTGCAGAATGTATAGGAGACTTTGGCGATTCTATCTTAATGttattacaattttttttgatGGAAATGGCAACAATCTCAAACTGGTGTTATAGTTCATCTTTGAGGGGCGAAGTATCAGTCCTTTGGTTCTAACGTGTTGATGGCCTTACTGTTTGTGGCACCCATTTACGCAGAGTACGTGATGTGGACATGAAGCGTGATTATGCCTTTGTGGTACGCTTTTCTAGTATCTTTTTTAAAGCATCTTTTGCTATTTAAGTGCAAGAGGGAGTCCTGTAACctttattttcgtgggctcctcttccctttttatCTGCTATTGGTTGCAGGAATTTAGTGATCCTAGAGATGCTGATGATGCAAGATATAGCATGAATGGCCGGGAAGTAGATGGAAGTCGTATTATTGTGGAATTTGCAAAGGGGGTAAGGTTTTCACTGCACGCTATTCATGATCCTTCTCTCCCTTCCTGTTTCAGTTGTTTATTCTGGTTCACTTGTACTTTTCCTTTgattgtttgcatgttttatgtTGCCCTGGCCgcatcttttcttttgatttatttATGTTTAACTGAGCTGTTGTTATTTTTGTCAGGAAAACTTTCATGTTACAAATCATAATTTTGCTTGTTTATTCCTGCCTCTGAAGCATATTCGGATGTGTcatgtttgatttttttttttaagcggGTTCCAAAGTGGCTAAAGGGGCTCTGCTTTTTTACTTTAGGTACCACGTGGTCCTGGTGGCTCCCGTGATCGTGATTATCTTGGCAAGGGTCCAGCTCCTGGAACTGGGCGCTGCTTTAATTGTGGAATCGATGGCCATTGGGCTCGAGATTGCAAAGCTGGGGACTGGAAGAACAAGTGCTATCGATGTGGTGAACGAGGCCATATAGAAAGGAACTGTCAAAACAGCCCCCAAAAGCTAAAGTGCATACTGGgattccttctttttttccccccatCTTTTTATGATTAGTCAGTGTTTCCATGTTCTTAACTGAGTTTTGGTTGCGCAGACGCGGGCGCAGTTATTCTCGATCACCATCTCCTCCTCGTCGTGGCAGGAGTCCAAGCCGTAGTTACAGCAGGAGCAGAAGCTACAGGTTAAACATCTTGACTCATTACTAGCTTCTCGATTTATTTTCTTTGCTTAGATTTGCTATTTTGTAGGCCTAAGTTTCCTGAATTTGGAATCCATTTCCATTGGTAAAATGTTGCTTTGCATGAGTTTTAACTTGCATGAAAGGAAGGAGGAAAGTAAAATTTATCAATAACTGATGGGCACCTTcattttccttgcatttatcTTCAAAACCTGTCTTCATGTTAAAGTGCTTTATTGTAGGAATTTGCTGTTTTTGCACCAGGTCAtattggatcaaaatacatttagaatGTGACCCTTTTTTTGGTATATACCATGTGTTTGCAGCCGATCGAGGTCTCCACCAAGGAGGGATCGTAGCAACGAGCGTGAGGAGAAAAGATCTAGGAGCCCTAAGCGTCACAGGGTATCATCTCCACCACCATCCAAAGGGAGGAAGCACAGCCCAACACCTGATGAGAGAAGCCCCCGAGAGAGGGGCACTCCTTCACCAAGGGATGGTAGGCCAACCAATGACTCAGAGTATAGTAGAAGCCCTAAAGATGATGCTCCAAGGGATGATGGTATCAAAGATAGGAGTCCTCTTGAAGAAAATGGCCGTAGCCGAAGTCCTAGCCCCATCCGTAGGGACAATGGAAGCCCCGCTGATAATGATGAAACCAATGGTTCACCAAGGGGCAGTGAGTGAGATATGAAGTATCTCAACTCTCCTTCATTTCTGTGTAATCTGTTTTGGGAGGTCTATATGTATTAATTTGGTGCTGGAACTCATTATCCCTGTTTCTATGAGATTTTATACAATCTATTACATTTGAAGAACGATTTAATCCACTTTGTTCTGTGTGTTGATACGCCAGCCAATTAGCCAAATAAGTTGGCAGTTTGATAATACACTGAATTTCTACTCCTCTCGTGGAACCAGGGAACTGCTGCTCATATTTATTTGGTCCAATAGAAACATTCAGCAGTACTTTGACTTTGGCCCTCGTCCGTTACTGCTGCTCCTCGAGTTTATTGATTTGCATTAGGGGTTAACCTCCGGTTTAGTGATTTACATTGGGTATAAACCAGTTTTCTGTTGCCCGCGAAAGTCATGGGACTAGCTGTTTAACGATTCTCCTGCACTATAATGTGATAACTTGCCTTGTCCTTTTGAAAGACGGAAGCAAGAAATCAGTTTTAGCTAGTCAAAGAAACCGACGAACTCTGGAAGAAATTTTGCAGCGTCTATATCATTAAAGCGTAAGGTTTTTTGAATTGCTGATATCAACTGTCGGCAGCGGCAAACAATATAGCAAATCACTCAATGCTGTTCACCTCCAGTAAACAATTGAATATAGCAGAGATTTCCGCTGGTGTTTCTTCGTTGTTGCTAAAGAAGCTGAGAAATGGGTATGCAAGATCCCCCCCTGCACATGCTGCTTTCGTCTTCAGGACATGTCCAAGATTAGAAGCACAAAGGAATCCCCGCCACCAACTGCATTTTCGCCGCTCCTCCCTCTCCCTCGTCACCACTCTCTTCATACTGATGCATGTTTCTATATGATTCCGCCAACCGAATTTCCACCTTTAATCGTACCTCTTTAATTTGCAGTTAGCTGTTAAGAGTGAATAACATCACACATAACGTCAATAACGGACACCTGATTCAATGGCTTGAGCTTCGTGGAAGAGCTCAAGGTGACGCCAGATGGACATAAATCAAGCAAATCCAAGCATCTTCAAAATCCAGAGGGTTAGAGCCGAGGTAACTCACAGTAACAAGTCGTTATTTTATGTTTTCGCAAAGGTTCAGAATGGAGTTTAGTTTGTGTTCCGCTATTTGGATGGAAGTGTGTTACAGATAAGAGCTCTATTAGCCAATGCTACACCATCGGCATCAAGTGAAAAGCTTTGCTCAACTACCTCAAGATTTAAATAAAGATCTTCACTAATAATTACAAACCTAAGGGGggtgtacttggcatatgtacaTTTGTATGTATCAAATTGTAGGTCGGGGCATCAAAACAAGCACCCAGACCAGTACCTGACATGACCAGATGCCAGACAATCAGCATTCAATAGAGAAACTACAGGCTGAAGAACAGGTCGCCAATCACTTGTATGGACCCGATCAGTTTTAGAATGGGTCTCATGAAATATATGCTTTGATCACCTCGGTGTAGTTGCAGACTAGGCCTGTCCTTGGGCATGTAATCCTACCATCATTCTTCTTTGCCATTTCCTCGAGAGCCTGCCATCGCAAAAAGAACAGGGGTAAAGATTTTAAGAACTCAAGAGAACAACATAACATATAGAGTATGGTGCAAACCTTAGTGCTGTACACATATCCATTCGGCAAGACTAGCGGCGGATTCTCAGTATCCATCAGTTCCTTGGTAATGTAGCAAACAAGTTTTGAATGATGCTGCTTTGAATATGGTAGTGGAAGAGCTAATTTACGGAAGCTCTCTTGTGAGAGAGGATCCTCCTTTGTGCAATCATCTTCATAACAGAATCTAAATCAGGTCAAGGAAAAAGTGGGGATTCCGAAAAATCACTCCACACATGAAACACCATATTACAAGTTAAACCAATTAATATGGTgtcaaaggaaaaaaggaagaggAGAATAAACTAAGTTAATTATCTTTCTGACCCGCCAAGCAAAATTGACAAGACAGAACCATTAGATCTGACAGTCTCAagcatttaaaaattttatatatcAGGAGAAGAATGGGAGATAACTATAGAAACCAGACGAGGATACGGAGTTTTCAAAGCAGACAAGCCTGCTTGCAAATATATGTTCAGCAAAGGCTCTAGTGTCATGCCATATAACCTGCAGAACTCCTGCTTGAATTGGTCGACTAGGTAGTCCCATTGCTTTGCTTCAAATAAAACCTGGAAATTGCaataaataacaaatgaaatgaAACAAACAATTACCCTCATGTGGAACGAAGGCAAGCAAAAACCACTTCGTACAAAGACCCTATTCAATTACATGCAAATGGAGCAACTTTTGCAATCAGAGGTCAAGAGTGTTTTTATGCCCTCTGCAGTCCTTTCCCCTCTCCGAGTTCTTCCTCAAAaagaggggaaaagaaaaacaacaaaaaggaaaattcaGGAAAATTGAGGACAAGAGAAGATATTCACCTTGTAAGTTGGACATTCAGTATTACTTTTAAAAGCAAGTGTGGCCATGACCCGCTGCAATTCTTTCATATGGGTGGCTCCCCATGGTGCTAGATACTTGCGCGCATACGTAATTGCTCGCATATTGTTTTCAGCTCTTACCAACTCTATAAATTCTTGTAACCTCAACTGAAACTCAAATTTGCTCTGCCATGAAGAGAATAAAAAGCTTAGTGCATGAAAATTACTCCAGTAATCAAGTAACAATTCAATCAGAATTCAACATTATACACAGCTACACAAAGAGAGGTAAACACTGTAAATATCTTGTGAATGAAAACCTTTTCCTTAATAACACAAAAATAGCCATTCTTCATGAATACTTCCTCTTTAATTGAAACCTTATAACCGTGACTTGACAAGCCTACaatcttaagcttcattaacAGTTGATTGCAATCGCAATTTTCCAGCATTATCTAACTTCATCATCATAGACCTGCTAACCATACTTCAATGtaaattttctctctctctctctctctctctctctctctcttgacaGAGCATCAGATTTTTCAGAGTAGTCcacttttttattcttttttaagGAGTGTTCTGCAAATTTTATCCTCCAACTACCAAATTCATAAAGCATTGAGAAAGTAGCATTACCTAACCTTCATCATCAGTTTTACTATCAGTGACAACACTAGACGCCAGAAAATTAGCCTTCTCCACGTTAAAActggaaaaacaaaataaggtttcaCTTTCATGGTATAGAAAGGCAATAGGTTTCTGACAGATTCTTTCACTTAATGTTCAGAGTTTGCTTGTGTGACTGATCTGTTTGCTTTTGATGTGGAAGGTTGACCTTTATGGCATCTTCTGAAAGTTTGTCTGATTATCATTTAGTCCAGAATATTAGAGACTGGAGTGTGAGGAAATATATGCAGCTCTACATAGATGGATGTTTTTAACAAAATTCTGTGCGGGGAGGGGAAATTTTACTTTCAAGATtgacttttaaaaatatatccTAGCAAATATATCTCAAGTTACACAGGAAACTAGGCATACTGAATGATGCAGTATGAAGGTGTATATAGCTTTCTTGACTGCACAAGTATTATGGCCTGTATGGTATACTATAAAAGTCCATGTCACTTTAAGTCTGGAAGTAAaagattcttgtacttagtgcTGGATGAATTTTTATGCTTAAGACAATTGAAACATTATGAGCTAGCAAGCAATCTGCTTACACTCAAGCATACACTTGAAGTGATGCTACGAATAACCGCTTGTGACAGACCCATCTTCCACCTCAAAAGCAAACAGATCACTCACACAACCAAAAACTGAACCTTAAGCGAAAGAATCTGCCAGAAACCTATTGCCTTCTATACCAATAAGTAACACTTCTGAGCATACTCAAGCATACATTTAAGGTGATGCTCTGGAAAACCTCTTGTGACCAGGGGTCTATCCTCCCCATCAAAAGCAAACTAATTACTCATACAATAGTCTACAATGTGTGATGAAATAATGTTAAAAGATGCCAGTGCATCATCATACTTCTAAGCTAGATGAAATTGTCTTTATACACAAATTTGTCATATTCCACCATTAGTAAAGAATAATCAAGCAGAATTGCACAAGATAGAtgctttaattttatttttctcactaCCTTTGTACAGGTCAAAAAAGAATGCATAGcaggaaaataataataataacacaaagTCTACAGACTACCACATAGAAGAAGCACTGCATGCAGTACTTTTTAGTCATTCAAGTTTATATACGTGAAATCTGAGAACTCACTAGATTACAACATGCTGTTTAGGAGACGAAACAGAAAGCATTCAGACAGGTTCTTAAAGAGCCTTGCTAACAAAGAGACTCCATTCTGATAAATGAGATTACAGCATATAACCAACTTACGACAGCCAATTATAATATATCACGTACTTTTGCAAGTTAAAAAGTAGTAATTATAAGCTTTAACCATGCTGCATAATATTCCAGAAACAACATTCAGCACTGTACCAAGAAAGAATTACTCCCAAGAGAATTACAATTATAGAATTGTGAACTTTGTTACTTGCTATTCTATTAGCTTTCCATGAACCATCATGGAAGTTTCATGCAAACATTAGAGAGTTTGAAAGATTGAATTGCATCAAATAGTAGAAAAGCCGATGGATATTACTGAATCAAGGAAAcccaatccaaaacttaatgcAACTAACCGCTTAACTTCAATTTTCAACAGTTTGTACAAGGAATCATCTGATACCTTTGACTTCTTCAGTCTGGACTTGTTATCAGCACACCAGGCAAGAGCAGGAGCcacctctttgctttgaagaGCTTCAATGACTTTTTTTGCTTCGAAAAAGACATCAATATCAACAAAATCCTAACAGAAGGAGCGTGGttaatcatcattttccaaTGTATTTACAACACTTTCTACAGCAAATTGCAACGGGGAACACAATAGCTTTACATTATAATAAACTGATCCCTCCCAAAAGAGGTGCATTAATGCCAAAGGGGAAAGAATGAGAACTAACTAAGATCAATTGGAAGATAAGTAATATGGAAATCAGAATAAATGAGACACTTTTATTGATAATTTCTAACTAAATGGAGAATAAGTCAAAAGCCTTAGAAGTCAAAGCACAACACACAGATGCTTGCACCAAATGCATCTCATATGCAGCCATGAAACAACAAAGTGAGTCAACCACAAGATATATTGGTATTTGCATTAGGTGGTTCACAATTAGCTACTTTGTGTCATAAAATAGCTGCACCCAAGAAGCTGAAGATCAAATATTCAGATCAAAGAACAAACTAAAGCAAACAATTTTCCAGCAAATGCAACAACACATGCTGCAAAACAGGGCAAGCAGAAATCACCTGAATACTGCTGCTTCCTGCAAGCTTAATAGCAGTGTCATAATATGACATGCGCAACATGTAGTCAACCAGTATCCGCTTCAGACGGATATTGTTCCATTCAGATAAATTTTCTGCATCAGCAGACTCCAAATGGTCCAGTCGTGCTCGGCATCTCTGCGCTTGCAAGTGCTCTGTTCTACTTCCTTCTTCCAACTAATTAATGAAGCCACATCTAATTAAATCACtagaaattcaaaattcaacaaTTCTGACACATCAGACTCTGTAATAATTCGTCAACCGTGATTTATTTTTTCATCCTATATGTTTAATGCAGTTGACACTGACAAAAAGAGAAATTATTTACTAAGCTCCACATAATTGCATTCGGAAAAAGAAGCTAAGTcaacaacaaagaaagaaacaaatacAAATCTCACATTTTCCAGATTAAACGCAGCAAAGATTTTTCCTGACCTTTTACTACTTCCTACAATTGAGAATACAAAACTATTGAAGGATAGAAACAATCAGCTTCAGATTTTACATATTTCAAATTGaacttagaaaaaaaatatCCTTTGTGTTCCAACATAATTCTTGGTTAACTTCTCTAACTTAATGTAAATTAGTTCTCTTATATCATTGTAATTGCAGTTTCCAAGGTAATTAAAATACCACTAATTGGACTACCTTCCGCTTGAGTCCTTGTAATCGAGAAACGAGTGAATTAAGTTGCTGAACAGCATCATCACGGGAGAGTTCAGCGGAGTCGGCGGCTTCAGCGACGCCGGAGATGACGGCGGAGACTTCTTTCTCAACGATGCGGTGGTTAGCACGGATCGTCTTCTTGTAGTGCTCGAA containing:
- the LOC113730581 gene encoding uncharacterized protein isoform X2, coding for MKRDYAFVEFSDPRDADDARYSMNGREVDGSRIIVEFAKGVPRGPGGSRDRDYLGKGPAPGTGRCFNCGIDGHWARDCKAGDWKNKCYRCGERGHIERNCQNSPQKLKRGRSYSRSPSPPRRGRSPSRSYSRSRSYSRSRSPPRRDRSNEREEKRSRSPKRHRVSSPPPSKGRKHSPTPDERSPRERGTPSPRDGRPTNDSEYSRSPKDDAPRDDGIKDRSPLEENGRSRSPSPIRRDNGSPADNDETNGSPRGSE
- the LOC113725555 gene encoding protein MAEA homolog encodes the protein MEMETDALPNGSSASSTTGSTTSAPATPTAAITAGAVSASALPSSKLTQLAESLKLEHQFLRVPFEHYKKTIRANHRIVEKEVSAVISGVAEAADSAELSRDDAVQQLNSLVSRLQGLKRKLEEGSRTEHLQAQRCRARLDHLESADAENLSEWNNIRLKRILVDYMLRMSYYDTAIKLAGSSSIQDFVDIDVFFEAKKVIEALQSKEVAPALAWCADNKSRLKKSKSKFEFQLRLQEFIELVRAENNMRAITYARKYLAPWGATHMKELQRVMATLAFKSNTECPTYKVLFEAKQWDYLVDQFKQEFCRLYGMTLEPLLNIYLQAGLSALKTPFCYEDDCTKEDPLSQESFRKLALPLPYSKQHHSKLVCYITKELMDTENPPLVLPNGYVYSTKALEEMAKKNDGRITCPRTGLVCNYTEVIKAYIS
- the LOC113730581 gene encoding serine/arginine-rich splicing factor RS2Z33-like isoform X1, coding for MPRYDDRHGVTRLYVGRLSSRTRSRDLEDLFSRYGRVRDVDMKRDYAFVEFSDPRDADDARYSMNGREVDGSRIIVEFAKGVPRGPGGSRDRDYLGKGPAPGTGRCFNCGIDGHWARDCKAGDWKNKCYRCGERGHIERNCQNSPQKLKRGRSYSRSPSPPRRGRSPSRSYSRSRSYSRSRSPPRRDRSNEREEKRSRSPKRHRVSSPPPSKGRKHSPTPDERSPRERGTPSPRDGRPTNDSEYSRSPKDDAPRDDGIKDRSPLEENGRSRSPSPIRRDNGSPADNDETNGSPRGSE